TGGTATCTGACGCTGATTCTGCTCCTAGTCTTCGGCTTGTTCACGCTATTCTACTCAACCTTCTTGTTCAACTTGGGTAGGGGTGATGAGCTTAGGGACTTCGCTCAAACCGTGTTCAACGTGGTCGTGGGTTGGTGTGGTATCGCTTTGGGCTACTATCTTAGGGGTAGGGTTGGTGAAAAGGGAGGTGGCTAGTGTATGGGTTTAAGGAGATACGGCTTCTGGAAAGAAGTGCAGAATCTAACAATATACAGGAACCCAGATCCATCTAAAGGGAGATGGACGAGGCTAGTGCTTCCAGCGGATTATGCTAACGGGAAGCTTGCGGGTTGGAATCAGAGGCACGCTAAAGACCAGTCTTCGACTCAATTCGGGTGCAACCCTTGGGGTAGGAGCGACTTCCTAGCTGGAGACGCCCTCCTATATGGTGTTGGATACATTGAGGTTCTAGACCCTCAAGCCACACTACACCCCATCGGGGACTATAGCTCTGAAGACTCCTTCCTCTGGGACAGCTGGGTCAAATCGTCTATGTGTAATTGGAGCCATGATAAGCAGAATCAGAGGTTCGGCTTCGAGTTCATCTTGGATAACGAGGCTGAGGAGAATGCTGCTTCCGTGGTCTACGATGACGATGAAGCCATCTGGTCCCCCTACCAAGCGGGCTCAGGCTCCTTCAGCGTATCTCTAAGCGAAGAGACCTCTATCGTGAAGAAGGGGTCAAGTAGCCTCAAAGCATCGATTTCAAGCGGCTCCTACAGCGATGTCGGTGCTTCAGCATCCTTCTCACCTGCGCAGAACTGGAGAGGTAAAGACTTCCTCTGCCTCTGGCTCTACGGGATGGGCAGCGGGGGGACCTGGAGGGTTCAGATCGGCGACGGCGTAAACTGGTGTAGATGGAGCTTCTCAGATGACTTCAGCGGGTGGAGGAGGGTGATCCTCCCACTAAAGGCACCATCGGAGTCAAGCGGATCAGTCAACTTAGATGCGGTTTCAAACCTATCTGTTTACATCACAGCAGCCTCGACTGGGGCTTGGTACCTCGATCGGGTTGCGGTGGATGAGTTGAGGCTGGTTAGATGCGAGGTTAGGGTCCCTGATGAGATAAGATCTGTTGACCTATACAGCTGGGACGGCTCAAGCTACCAGAAGTTTCTGGAGAACGGGCTACCATCATCTAACAAACTCTTCTTCTTAAGCGGCTTAAAGATGAGCGATGTTAGAGGAGACGGCTCAGGCTTAGGCTCAACATATTTGGGCTCAAGAGGAGAGCAGGTGAAGTATCGAAACGCCTTAAGCTTCGATGGGGTGGATGACTATGTCAATACACCTCTTTCGATAAACGGTTACGCGGGGCTCACATACGAGGCATGGGTTAACGCTGGAGATTTGAATTTTGGTGGGACCAGTTGGAAAATGATAATAGATGATGGAAATAATCAAACCTTTTTAGCCGTAATCAAAACGAACTACCAGATCACTTTCGCCGTCAACACCTCAAGTCGATCTACATTAAATAGCAGCTTAACGCTTTCGCAGAACCAATGGTACCATATTGTTGGGACATACGATGGTTCTTATCAGAAAATATATGTAAATGGAGTGCTAAACACATCTAAGGCTTGGTCGGGCAACATAGTTTCCTCAACAACTGTTAGAGTAGGGTGGGGGCTGAGCGACAGATATTGGCGAGGTCTCATCGATGAAGTGCGCATCTACAGCCGAGCTTTGAGCGCATCGGAGATTCAGCAGCTCTACCTGAGGCGATTTGATGAAACTATACCTGATGTGAGAAGCGGCTTGGTCCTCGACCTACCCTTAGATGGAGACGCTTTGGACTACAGCGGCTACGGCAACCACGGCACAATCTACGGCGCAAAATGGGTTGCGCCAACCTCAACGCAGCTCAGCGGCAAACATGGGTGCAGAAAGAGGATAGTCTTCGTCTTAGGTATGCCTCCAGAAGACTACCGAGACTCGGCTTCTGGAGGCGTCAGCCAAGCCAAGATTAAGCTGGAGGTTAAATACGCTAATGATGGGGAGGCGACCTACGAGTTCGAGGACTCAGATAACCAATACTACGGTTTGAGGAACATCAGCAAGAAGTATCTCCTACTCTTCAGAAAAGACAGCCAAGGCCCTGTTGACTTCATACAGCTCAAAAACACATCTGTAGGCGATGGCTTACCAACCTACCTAGCGGTTAAAGCGGATCACAGCGAGGAGATCAAAGAGGTTCAGATCACGCTACCCAGCCTAGCGGATCAATCTAGGAAGCATTGGGGTCAATCAACCAGCGATCCGACTCAAGACCAAGACGGCGACGGCATCCTAGATGCTGTTGAGGAGGTTGAGGGCTTCGTGGACCAAGGGGGCTGGGGGTAAATGGCGAAGAAGATCAGAATAGTTGAGGAGGATCTAGCACCAGGAGTCTGGGGTCAAGTAATCTCCATCTCAGCAGAGGATGAGGACTCGGTTCTGGAGAAGGCTGAGCGGTACATCAAGAGGAGGCACGTGGTTGAGTTAGATGGTGCTGAGATCAAGAAGAGTGTTGCTGACATCTTGGCTGAGAAGAGGAGGGTGGTGAAGCCGAAGTGAGGACGTATGTCGAAGCCTACGAGTTGGTTGAGGAAGGCGGGGAAGGCGACTTCATCAGGCTAGACGCCACAAGCAGAGACCTCAAAGCTGTTGTGGAGGATGTCGAGTCCCTACTCAACCCCCTTAAACGCTACAGAATAGTTGTGCACCGATGTTTGCACGATCAAGGTGGAGCCTGCGAAGTCTTCGACGCATCCGAGTTGGAGAAAGAGGCTAAGGAGCCGTGGATGGTTTGAGCGTGGAGATCAAACTCTACGATCTAGCTGGCTCAGAGATCAAACCGGGTATTTCAGACCCGCCCCCCTATCCGGCTGAAGCATATCTGGAGGTTGAGGTATTGTGAGCTTCGAAAAGGGTTCAACCGTAACGGTGAAAGCCTTCTTCAGAGACTTCAGCAACCAGCCCACAGACCCAGATGAAGCACCAACCCTAACCGCTGCAGCACCATCCTCGAACCAAACCGTCAAAACCATGGCTAAGGAGTCCACAGGCATATACTACACACGCCTAATCGTGGATGAGGAGGGCAGATGGCTGCTCAGAGTCGAAGCGTCGGTAGCAGGCTACCCAGTTGTAGCGAGGAAGGCGATCAAGGTGGTTGAGTCGAAATGAGCCTATGGGAATCTGGTGAAATAATCACCAAAGATAAGCTGAACCTCAAAACTGTCTACATAGGCCCCTCTCCACCAACCAACCCCGTGGATGGGATGGTTTGGGTCGATACAAGCAGCACACCTTACTTGATCAAGGTTTACAGAAACGGATCTTGGGACTCCGCTAGAGGCGCACCAACAGACAGAGTAACCGCACCACCAGCAGAAGCATCAGACTATCAAACACCATCTTCAGCATCAGCGTCATCGCAGCTCAACGGCTCTCTCTCACAAACATATTATTCGTATGGTTGGTCTCTGTATGGTAGTGGTACCAACAGAGCCGGCGAAAAGGTTCTCGCAAACTATATAGGAGGCAAAATCGTCAGAAGAGTCGTATTCGCTGTGACTAAATACGGCAGCCCAACCGGCACAGCATACGCCAGAGTTAGGAGAGCAGATACAGATCAAGTGGTTTACGAATTAGGGTCCTTCGATGTCTCATCCTTTCCAGGAGGCTTCATCGCCTTCGAAGGAGAGCGGAGCATGCCATCTGGTGTCGACCTACGCTTCCTCATAGAATACAGCGGTGGAAACGAGAATAACAACATCAGATTGCTTTACTCCGACTA
This region of Nitrososphaerota archaeon genomic DNA includes:
- a CDS encoding discoidin domain-containing protein, which translates into the protein MSLWESGEIITKDKLNLKTVYIGPSPPTNPVDGMVWVDTSSTPYLIKVYRNGSWDSARGAPTDRVTAPPAEASDYQTPSSASASSQLNGSLSQTYYSYGWSLYGSGTNRAGEKVLANYIGGKIVRRVVFAVTKYGSPTGTAYARVRRADTDQVVYELGSFDVSSFPGGFIAFEGERSMPSGVDLRFLIEYSGGNENNNIRLLYSDYNVAFGVFSTYVTSWTDYSQYDAYIQIDFAGAANDAKDDNTNTWWSPNPPNEANAWLRFDLGSTLAGVAGCRIYWHSDANYRPQAYKIQASADGSN